One region of Vibrio pelagius genomic DNA includes:
- the proQ gene encoding RNA chaperone ProQ: MENTEKLKNSKEVIAYIAECFPKCFTLEGEAKPLKIGIFQDLAERLSEDEKVSKTQLRAALRQYTSSWRYLHGVKAGAERVDLDGNACGVLEEEHVEHAKATLAESKAKVQARRKEQAQKAREENKAKPKAKKAQQPRRQAPKAPKVEKPVETRALNADEFVTGKEVNVNMGKGNMAATIVEINKEDVRVQLANGLQMVVKAEHLRA, encoded by the coding sequence ATGGAAAACACTGAAAAGTTAAAAAACAGCAAAGAAGTTATCGCATATATTGCTGAATGTTTCCCTAAATGCTTTACTCTAGAAGGTGAAGCAAAACCACTTAAAATTGGTATTTTTCAAGATCTTGCTGAACGTCTAAGTGAAGACGAGAAAGTAAGCAAGACTCAGCTACGTGCAGCGTTAAGACAGTACACTTCATCATGGCGTTACCTGCACGGCGTAAAAGCGGGTGCAGAACGTGTTGACCTAGATGGCAATGCATGTGGTGTTCTAGAAGAAGAGCACGTAGAGCACGCGAAAGCGACGCTTGCAGAAAGCAAAGCGAAAGTTCAAGCTCGTCGTAAAGAGCAAGCACAAAAAGCTCGCGAAGAGAACAAAGCAAAACCAAAGGCGAAGAAAGCTCAACAGCCTCGTCGTCAAGCACCAAAAGCTCCAAAAGTAGAAAAGCCTGTTGAAACACGCGCTCTAAATGCTGATGAATTTGTTACTGGCAAAGAAGTGAATGTGAACATGGGTAAAGGAAACATGGCTGCGACCATTGTTGAAATCAATAAGGAAGATGTACGTGTTCAGTTAGCAAACGGCCTACAAATGGTTGTTAAAGCGGAGCACTTGCGCGCTTAA
- a CDS encoding GAF domain-containing protein codes for MKIEHYRRLTKQAVALIESETDMIANLSNISALLSMELDDLNWAGFYLMKGDELVLGPFQGKPACVRIPVGRGVCGTAVATNSVQRIYDVHEFEGHIACDAASNSEIVIPFSIDGEIAGVLDIDSPNVGRFSEIDEEGLVFFMAEVEKLLNSHTNKA; via the coding sequence ATGAAAATAGAACATTACCGTCGCTTAACCAAACAAGCCGTTGCATTAATCGAATCAGAAACCGATATGATCGCAAATTTGTCAAATATCAGTGCATTACTGTCGATGGAACTTGACGATCTCAACTGGGCAGGCTTTTACTTAATGAAGGGCGATGAGTTGGTGCTCGGTCCTTTTCAAGGTAAACCTGCTTGTGTTCGTATACCGGTTGGTCGTGGTGTGTGTGGTACGGCAGTGGCTACAAACTCTGTACAACGTATATACGACGTACATGAGTTCGAAGGTCACATCGCTTGCGATGCAGCCAGTAACTCAGAGATCGTGATTCCGTTCTCAATCGATGGTGAAATTGCTGGTGTCCTTGATATCGATAGCCCAAATGTTGGCCGATTTAGCGAAATTGATGAGGAAGGATTGGTATTTTTCATGGCAGAAGTGGAAAAGCTGCTTAATTCGCATACGAACAAGGCATAA
- a CDS encoding ABC transporter ATP-binding protein: MTNPDDTINRSWLTTQVKKHKSKLVFANIIAILATLISVPIPLLMPLMVDEVLLDKPASGLEMMNHLLPASMQNPTGYITLTLLLVIVMRTFSQGLNILQGRQFTLVSKTITYQMRSKMIDKLGRISIRQYETKGSGGINAHLITDIETIDKFIGSTLSKFLISFLTVLGTSIVLLWLEWRLGLFILLVNPVVIYFSRKLGNKVKHLKKHENQSFERFQNRLVETLDGIYQLRAANKERIFLDELKQQANQVRIDADKYAWQSEAAGRLSFLLFLLGFELFRAVAMLMVLFSDLTIGQIFAVFGYLWFMLGPVQELLGIQFSWYSAKAALKRINELLTLEEEHRPVSKVNPFSENKEVSVDIENVTFSYTLENTVLNQLSLSIPAGKKVALVGASGGGKSTLIQLLIGVYRADSGHIRYNGETTDDISFDVIRNQIAVVLQQPILFNDTLRHNLTLGADYDEMSLWRALDIAQMQDVISQLSDGLDTQIGKNGVRLSGGQRQRLAIARMVLSNPKFVILDEATSALDTATEAALHKALSEFLKDRTTLIVAHRLSAVKQADLIYVLEDGQVTQTGTHGELVEQQGLYQTLYGSVQSHA, translated from the coding sequence ATGACCAATCCAGATGACACGATCAACCGCTCTTGGTTGACGACTCAAGTAAAAAAACACAAGTCCAAACTGGTGTTTGCCAACATTATTGCCATTCTAGCGACGCTTATCAGTGTTCCAATTCCTCTGCTCATGCCATTAATGGTTGATGAGGTACTACTAGACAAACCCGCTTCTGGCTTAGAGATGATGAATCATCTCCTACCCGCTTCAATGCAGAATCCTACCGGCTACATCACGCTGACACTGCTGTTGGTGATTGTAATGCGTACTTTCAGCCAAGGGCTTAACATCCTGCAAGGACGCCAATTTACCCTAGTTTCTAAAACCATCACCTACCAGATGCGCAGCAAGATGATCGATAAACTCGGGCGCATTAGTATCAGACAATACGAAACCAAAGGGAGCGGCGGAATCAATGCTCACTTAATTACTGACATAGAGACCATCGACAAATTTATTGGTTCAACCCTGTCTAAATTTCTGATCAGCTTTCTTACCGTACTCGGCACTTCAATTGTCTTGCTCTGGCTAGAGTGGCGTCTGGGTTTATTCATCTTATTAGTGAATCCTGTCGTCATTTATTTCTCTCGGAAACTCGGTAACAAGGTTAAACACCTTAAAAAACATGAAAACCAGTCTTTTGAGCGCTTCCAGAATCGTCTTGTCGAGACACTGGATGGTATTTATCAACTAAGAGCGGCCAACAAAGAACGTATCTTCTTAGACGAACTCAAACAGCAAGCGAACCAAGTTCGTATCGACGCTGATAAATACGCTTGGCAATCAGAAGCTGCTGGTCGCCTATCATTCCTTCTATTCTTGCTCGGTTTCGAACTGTTTAGAGCGGTGGCAATGTTAATGGTGCTATTTAGCGACTTGACCATTGGTCAAATCTTTGCGGTATTTGGCTACCTTTGGTTTATGTTAGGCCCAGTGCAAGAGCTACTCGGTATCCAATTTTCTTGGTATAGCGCCAAGGCAGCATTGAAAAGAATCAACGAGTTACTGACTCTCGAGGAAGAACACCGCCCTGTTAGCAAAGTCAACCCATTCTCTGAAAATAAAGAAGTGTCAGTCGACATTGAAAATGTTACATTCTCTTACACTTTAGAAAACACTGTTTTAAACCAACTTTCGCTCTCTATTCCAGCGGGTAAGAAAGTCGCACTGGTGGGCGCAAGCGGTGGTGGTAAATCCACGTTAATCCAATTGTTAATTGGGGTTTATCGCGCTGACTCAGGGCACATTAGATATAACGGTGAGACCACCGACGACATCAGCTTCGATGTCATTCGGAATCAAATAGCCGTTGTTTTACAACAACCTATACTTTTCAACGATACATTAAGGCATAATCTAACCCTTGGCGCAGATTACGATGAGATGTCGCTGTGGCGTGCTCTAGATATTGCTCAAATGCAAGACGTCATTTCGCAGTTAAGTGATGGTCTAGATACACAAATTGGTAAGAACGGTGTTCGACTATCTGGCGGTCAACGACAACGTTTAGCTATCGCTCGAATGGTGTTGAGTAACCCTAAGTTTGTTATCCTCGACGAAGCAACGTCTGCCCTAGATACTGCAACGGAAGCCGCGCTACACAAAGCGTTAAGTGAATTTTTGAAAGATCGCACAACATTGATTGTTGCGCACCGACTTTCAGCGGTAAAACAAGCTGATCTAATCTATGTATTAGAAGATGGGCAAGTAACACAAACAGGTACACATGGTGAATTGGTTGAACAACAAGGACTGTATCAAACACTCTATGGTAGTGTGCAATCTCACGCCTAA
- a CDS encoding paraquat-inducible protein A, giving the protein MGGQMASTSKTSSPSIPIPERHHNKAQNVRLCQGCELPVDKTNVPTGKSAYCPRCGTQLYRGGSPSLSGNLAIAVTCLLLFIPSHFFDYISIRLIGVMIPATLPSGVFTLMAEGFPLLGLLILFCSSIAPFLVCASVLTAHLSLDMKWFTPFRYSLTIIQTLKHWMMLDVFLVSVAVSCFKLQDYSDIFVGPGLIGLLFLQLFSVLLVSRISVRRYWEAWKEETSFEFSEAKSVHCHNCHLSQPEGERCVRCHHQLYHRKPYSIQKTWCLLLAAAVAVIPANVIPISILITNGQRLEDTIISGVASLINSEMYGIAAIIFIASIIVPVAKILGLAYILICIQVKRTLYRRQRMTVYFVVKWIGKWSVMDLFVISIMMTLVDRGQILNFTPGYGAVAFGIVVVLTMLAADSLDPRLIWDNYTSNDGSVNEQQ; this is encoded by the coding sequence TTGGGAGGTCAAATGGCCTCCACTTCTAAAACGTCAAGTCCATCAATTCCTATACCTGAAAGGCATCACAATAAGGCGCAAAATGTGCGCCTTTGCCAAGGGTGCGAGTTGCCGGTTGATAAAACCAACGTCCCTACTGGAAAGTCAGCATATTGTCCTCGCTGTGGCACTCAGCTTTATCGAGGTGGCTCTCCTAGCTTGTCGGGTAACCTAGCTATAGCGGTTACCTGCCTGTTGTTATTCATTCCATCGCACTTTTTCGATTACATCAGTATTCGTCTAATTGGTGTGATGATACCAGCGACACTTCCTTCTGGCGTATTCACGCTGATGGCCGAAGGTTTCCCGTTGCTCGGACTGCTCATTCTATTTTGTAGTTCGATTGCACCATTTCTTGTGTGCGCCTCAGTTTTAACTGCTCATCTGTCGTTGGACATGAAATGGTTTACGCCATTTCGTTATTCGCTCACCATCATTCAAACTCTCAAACACTGGATGATGCTCGATGTATTCCTTGTCAGTGTTGCGGTCTCTTGTTTTAAGCTACAAGACTATTCAGACATTTTTGTCGGTCCAGGACTTATCGGCTTGCTGTTTCTGCAGCTGTTTAGTGTACTGTTGGTGAGCCGAATTAGTGTTCGCCGTTATTGGGAAGCGTGGAAAGAAGAAACCAGCTTCGAATTTTCAGAAGCTAAAAGCGTGCACTGCCACAACTGTCACCTTTCTCAGCCAGAAGGTGAGCGCTGCGTGCGCTGTCACCACCAGCTTTATCATCGCAAGCCTTACTCCATTCAAAAGACATGGTGTCTCCTTTTGGCCGCAGCTGTTGCCGTCATACCCGCTAACGTGATTCCTATTTCGATACTCATTACCAACGGTCAACGCCTTGAAGACACGATAATCTCCGGTGTTGCCTCACTCATCAATAGTGAGATGTACGGCATTGCAGCAATCATTTTTATTGCCAGCATCATCGTGCCTGTCGCCAAGATTCTTGGGCTTGCCTACATTCTTATCTGTATTCAAGTAAAAAGGACACTCTACCGTCGTCAGCGCATGACGGTCTATTTTGTCGTTAAGTGGATTGGGAAATGGTCTGTGATGGATCTATTTGTTATCTCAATCATGATGACGCTGGTTGACCGCGGTCAAATACTGAATTTTACACCAGGATATGGTGCTGTGGCTTTTGGCATTGTGGTGGTACTTACCATGCTCGCTGCTGATAGCTTAGATCCAAGGCTTATTTGGGATAACTACACCTCTAATGATGGGTCAGTGAATGAACAACAATAA
- a CDS encoding MlaD family protein: MNNNNQSQTSYSPEIRKNKGISPLWILPILTVALAGWLVMKSIHDAGQRVQIYFSDAAGLVAGRTTIRYQGLEVGMVRDITLSEDLESIYVDADIYPEAKKLLSKGTRFWLVKPTASLSGISGLDALVSGNYIAIHPSETEKEPETVFRALESSPSDLLASEGLNIQLTAKDLGGVSVGSQIVYRKIPIGEVYNYQLNESGKSVTIQAAIKDEYSHIITDQSRFWNVSGLGASIGFSGVDVRLESLSALLGGSIAVDSPGEGQPVEMNTKFKLYPDLKTAGRGISVKISVPDDNNISATGAPIMYRGIEIGQITDLSLSKGREHVVASAAIQPAFSDFLNSGSKFILEEAKLSFSGVENISNLVKGNFLTLVPGEGDKARQFTAIRKHEYNQQQEKSVAIRLKSNNSFGLDVGTNILYKGIAVGSIIEVGLVDNVGTGSDQHEVYMDALIDNQYAHLIKSNNRFFVTGSASAELTESGLSITVPPAKQLLTGSISFVSEGKAKAQPTYQLFQSKSLAELAKLDHTGSKSITLFANELPPISKGSPILYRNLEVGTVSDFELSDGGVKIKAKIENRYAHLITDQTVFWNRSGVEVDASLAGVNITAAPVKTLIQGGISFDSLPGIDNKIGASWKLYDNAKTARKFGRAIQLTAGGDVEVTKGTAIKYQGVKVGEVTLVVPNFNRKGIEITARILPEYVDKVAVQNSHFWLASPEIGLKGIKNVSALLSKHINVEPGSGKHTNQFVLSDAPVASQGKVFVLQSESRGSVTKGTPILFRELEIGTVIDVRLGEFSDRIISTIRINSEYAYLVRANSVFWNVSGVDVSIGLSGANIKAGTVESLLRGGITFATPPTDVLQPLADEDQSFYLYPQAEDEWKMWRTAIPKP; encoded by the coding sequence ATGAACAACAATAACCAATCACAAACGTCGTACTCACCTGAGATAAGAAAAAACAAAGGTATATCGCCTTTGTGGATTCTTCCAATATTGACCGTCGCTCTCGCCGGTTGGTTGGTGATGAAATCTATTCATGATGCAGGGCAGCGCGTTCAGATCTACTTCTCTGACGCCGCAGGCTTAGTCGCGGGTCGTACAACCATTCGTTATCAAGGTCTTGAAGTCGGTATGGTGCGAGACATCACCCTCTCTGAAGATCTTGAAAGTATCTATGTTGATGCAGACATCTACCCTGAAGCGAAAAAGCTTCTCAGCAAAGGGACTCGTTTTTGGTTAGTAAAACCGACCGCGAGTCTTTCTGGAATCTCTGGTCTAGATGCTCTGGTGTCGGGTAACTATATTGCGATTCATCCAAGTGAGACCGAGAAAGAACCTGAAACAGTTTTCAGAGCGTTAGAGTCTTCCCCTTCTGACTTGCTAGCTTCTGAAGGTTTGAACATTCAACTAACGGCAAAAGACCTTGGTGGTGTATCGGTGGGTTCACAAATCGTCTACCGAAAAATCCCAATCGGCGAAGTATACAACTATCAGCTCAACGAGAGTGGCAAATCCGTTACCATTCAAGCAGCTATTAAAGATGAATACAGTCATATCATCACTGACCAGAGCCGTTTTTGGAACGTGAGTGGTTTAGGTGCAAGCATTGGCTTCTCTGGTGTCGACGTACGGTTAGAGAGTCTTAGTGCCCTGCTAGGTGGCTCGATTGCGGTTGACTCGCCAGGAGAAGGTCAACCTGTCGAAATGAATACCAAGTTTAAGCTGTATCCAGATTTAAAAACGGCAGGCCGTGGTATTTCAGTCAAGATTTCCGTTCCCGACGACAATAATATCAGCGCGACGGGTGCACCAATCATGTACCGAGGGATAGAGATCGGCCAGATTACCGACCTATCATTGAGTAAAGGGCGTGAGCACGTGGTTGCTTCAGCTGCAATACAGCCCGCATTTAGTGACTTCCTCAATTCTGGTAGTAAATTCATTCTAGAAGAAGCCAAGCTCTCATTTAGCGGTGTTGAAAACATCAGCAACCTCGTAAAAGGAAACTTCTTAACGTTAGTGCCGGGCGAAGGTGACAAAGCTCGTCAATTTACCGCTATCCGTAAGCATGAATACAACCAACAACAAGAGAAGTCTGTAGCGATTCGTCTGAAGTCAAACAACTCATTTGGTCTAGATGTAGGAACGAATATTCTCTACAAAGGTATTGCTGTTGGCTCGATCATCGAAGTGGGTTTGGTCGATAACGTTGGCACCGGAAGTGATCAGCACGAAGTCTACATGGATGCCTTAATCGACAACCAGTACGCCCATCTTATTAAAAGCAATAACCGTTTCTTTGTGACAGGCAGCGCCTCAGCGGAGCTCACTGAGTCTGGTTTGAGCATCACAGTACCACCGGCTAAACAGTTATTAACAGGCTCAATTAGCTTCGTAAGCGAAGGAAAGGCCAAAGCACAACCGACGTATCAACTGTTCCAAAGCAAGTCATTAGCTGAGTTGGCTAAACTCGATCACACTGGTTCGAAATCAATCACTCTATTTGCAAACGAGCTACCTCCTATTTCGAAAGGTAGCCCTATCCTTTATAGAAATCTTGAGGTTGGCACTGTGTCCGATTTCGAGCTATCTGATGGCGGCGTGAAGATTAAAGCCAAGATTGAGAACCGTTATGCACACCTAATTACCGACCAAACTGTATTCTGGAATCGCTCAGGCGTTGAAGTGGATGCGTCTCTTGCCGGGGTCAATATTACTGCAGCACCAGTAAAAACACTGATTCAAGGTGGTATCTCATTTGACTCCTTACCAGGAATAGACAATAAAATTGGCGCTTCTTGGAAGCTTTACGACAATGCAAAAACAGCTCGTAAGTTTGGACGCGCGATCCAGTTAACCGCTGGTGGCGATGTTGAAGTAACTAAAGGTACGGCAATTAAATATCAAGGGGTGAAGGTTGGTGAAGTAACGCTGGTTGTTCCTAACTTTAATCGCAAAGGTATTGAGATCACAGCGCGAATTCTTCCGGAGTACGTGGATAAAGTGGCGGTTCAGAATAGTCATTTCTGGCTGGCAAGCCCTGAGATCGGACTCAAAGGTATCAAAAACGTTTCAGCACTGTTGTCTAAACACATCAACGTTGAGCCGGGTTCAGGAAAACACACGAATCAATTCGTATTATCTGACGCGCCTGTGGCCTCTCAAGGAAAAGTGTTCGTACTTCAGAGTGAATCTCGTGGCTCAGTAACGAAAGGCACGCCTATTCTATTCCGCGAATTGGAGATAGGTACTGTAATTGATGTTCGCTTAGGTGAATTTTCTGACCGTATCATCTCGACGATTCGTATCAATTCTGAGTACGCCTATCTGGTACGTGCAAACAGTGTGTTCTGGAACGTCTCAGGTGTCGATGTTTCTATCGGTTTGTCTGGCGCCAATATTAAAGCTGGCACAGTGGAAAGCTTGTTACGAGGCGGAATCACGTTTGCTACTCCGCCAACAGATGTACTCCAACCCCTAGCTGACGAAGATCAATCTTTCTATCTTTACCCACAAGCGGAAGATGAGTGGAAAATGTGGCGTACCGCAATTCCCAAGCCTTAG
- the rsmF gene encoding 16S rRNA (cytosine(1407)-C(5))-methyltransferase RsmF — MHANVYIPDEFLTHIETFMPSHLDMASFIESCQKPLRKSIRVNTLKISVDDFLVRAKDKGWELEAVPWCDTGFWITADESVVPLGNTSEHMSGLFYIQEASSMMPPSALFFGNEKYDSVLDTAAAPGSKTTQIAALMNNEGVLVANEYAASRVKVLHANIERCGVRNAALSNFDGRVFGGWLPETFDAVLLDAPCSGEGTVRKDADAMKNWTYDSVVDIANTQKDLIESAFHALKTDGVLVYSTCTLSTEENQQVCHHLKETFGDAVEFESLEGLFEDAKATLTEEGFLHIFPQVYDSEGFFVARIRKVASVTPPKVKKRMGKFPFEKASNKVHQEVETHLNTALDIYLPKDAQVWLRDKDVWLFPAALEPMIGELRFSRMGIKIAETHKKGYRWQHQVATSLATGSESKIVELTIEDAREWFMGRDVRPDSLSGKGEVLVKFEGAIIGLGKWVGNRIKNGLPRELVRDKNLF, encoded by the coding sequence TTGCACGCTAACGTCTATATTCCAGATGAATTTCTTACTCACATCGAAACCTTTATGCCTAGTCATCTAGACATGGCTTCATTTATCGAGTCTTGCCAAAAACCACTGCGCAAAAGTATTCGCGTTAATACACTTAAGATCAGTGTCGATGACTTCCTCGTACGAGCAAAAGACAAAGGTTGGGAATTGGAAGCTGTACCGTGGTGCGATACTGGTTTTTGGATCACTGCAGACGAGAGTGTTGTCCCACTTGGAAACACGTCTGAGCACATGTCTGGCCTATTCTACATCCAAGAAGCCAGCTCAATGATGCCTCCTTCCGCACTATTTTTTGGCAATGAAAAATACGATTCAGTCCTTGATACTGCAGCGGCACCAGGCTCTAAAACGACCCAAATCGCCGCTCTGATGAATAATGAGGGTGTCTTGGTTGCCAATGAATACGCAGCAAGCCGTGTAAAAGTCCTACACGCTAACATTGAGCGTTGCGGTGTTCGCAATGCAGCACTGAGTAACTTTGACGGACGTGTTTTTGGTGGCTGGCTACCAGAGACATTTGACGCTGTTCTGCTTGATGCTCCATGTTCCGGCGAAGGCACCGTTCGTAAAGATGCAGACGCTATGAAAAACTGGACTTACGATTCAGTTGTTGATATCGCGAATACGCAAAAAGATCTGATTGAGAGTGCTTTCCACGCATTAAAGACTGATGGTGTTCTCGTTTATTCAACTTGTACACTGAGCACAGAAGAGAACCAACAAGTTTGTCACCATTTGAAAGAGACGTTTGGTGATGCCGTTGAGTTTGAATCTCTGGAAGGTTTATTCGAAGATGCAAAAGCGACCTTAACTGAAGAAGGATTCCTGCATATCTTCCCGCAAGTTTATGATTCAGAGGGTTTCTTCGTCGCTCGTATACGTAAGGTCGCTTCAGTTACACCACCGAAAGTTAAAAAGCGAATGGGTAAATTCCCATTTGAAAAGGCATCAAACAAAGTACACCAGGAAGTTGAAACTCACTTAAATACCGCTTTAGATATTTATCTACCCAAAGATGCGCAAGTTTGGCTGCGAGATAAAGATGTTTGGCTATTCCCTGCGGCGCTTGAGCCAATGATTGGTGAGCTACGTTTCTCGCGTATGGGCATCAAGATCGCCGAGACTCATAAGAAAGGATATCGTTGGCAACATCAAGTCGCGACGTCCTTAGCGACAGGAAGTGAGTCAAAAATTGTTGAGTTGACGATCGAGGATGCTCGAGAGTGGTTTATGGGGCGTGACGTGCGTCCTGACAGCCTATCAGGAAAAGGTGAAGTTTTAGTTAAATTTGAAGGTGCGATTATCGGGCTTGGGAAATGGGTCGGCAATCGAATTAAAAATGGCCTACCTCGTGAGTTAGTCCGAGACAAGAACTTGTTTTAA
- a CDS encoding S1 RNA-binding domain-containing protein, translating to MINIGQINSLEVVKQADFGVFLDASDYGTVLLPKKFTPEGVEIGQKLDVLLYIDSDNQVAATTETPIAQVGEWGLMQVEGVNSTGAFVNWGIKGKDLLVPFSEQRGRLHEGQSILVYVYIDKASSRIVGTTKFNKLLDNTPANYKRNQQVDLIIAERSQLGYKAIVNGEHWGMIFPSDVIGKLFIGKTLKGYIKNIREEDGKIDLSLQKVGVAKMDDLSVKILDLLEKKGGFLPLNDKSSPDAIFSAFRTSKGTFKKTIGGLYKAGKISIDKEGITLVK from the coding sequence ATGATTAATATTGGTCAAATAAACAGCTTAGAAGTGGTAAAACAGGCAGATTTCGGTGTATTCCTTGACGCAAGCGACTATGGAACCGTGTTGCTACCAAAGAAATTTACTCCTGAAGGCGTTGAAATTGGTCAAAAATTAGATGTTCTGCTTTACATCGATTCAGACAATCAAGTTGCAGCAACGACAGAAACACCCATCGCACAAGTGGGCGAGTGGGGTCTAATGCAAGTCGAGGGTGTGAACAGCACGGGTGCATTCGTTAACTGGGGCATCAAAGGTAAAGACCTACTAGTACCATTTAGTGAACAGCGCGGCCGTCTGCATGAAGGTCAATCTATCCTTGTGTATGTTTATATTGATAAAGCGTCTAGTCGTATCGTAGGTACAACGAAATTCAACAAATTATTGGATAATACCCCAGCGAACTACAAGCGTAATCAGCAAGTAGACCTTATTATTGCTGAGCGTAGCCAATTGGGTTATAAAGCGATCGTCAACGGCGAGCACTGGGGTATGATTTTCCCGTCAGACGTAATCGGCAAGCTTTTCATTGGTAAAACATTGAAAGGTTACATCAAGAACATTCGTGAAGAAGACGGTAAGATTGACCTCTCTTTACAGAAAGTTGGTGTGGCGAAGATGGACGACTTGAGCGTTAAGATCCTAGATTTACTCGAGAAAAAAGGTGGTTTCTTGCCGCTGAATGATAAGTCTTCACCTGATGCTATCTTCTCTGCTTTCCGTACCAGTAAGGGTACATTTAAGAAAACGATCGGTGGGCTCTACAAAGCAGGTAAAATCTCGATTGATAAAGAAGGCATCACCTTAGTTAAGTAA
- a CDS encoding PaaI family thioesterase, with amino-acid sequence MLSPLQKANLYLNMFGFFKVPLIWLCRPKLLALDDTHVEVKIPLKRRTKNHLNSMYFGVLAVGADVAGGFLAMSKSQQQGEKISLAFKGVSGQFLKRPEGDVHFICRDGALINDMLAETMKTGERVNQPVSIVATCPTLHGDEPMAEFTLTLSIKKVSR; translated from the coding sequence ATGTTATCACCGCTTCAGAAAGCAAACCTTTATCTCAACATGTTTGGCTTTTTTAAAGTGCCCTTGATTTGGTTATGTCGACCAAAACTGTTGGCGCTAGATGATACCCATGTAGAAGTCAAAATCCCTCTAAAAAGAAGAACTAAAAATCATCTCAATAGCATGTATTTTGGTGTGCTCGCGGTAGGGGCTGACGTAGCTGGCGGTTTCCTTGCGATGAGCAAGTCTCAGCAACAGGGTGAAAAGATCTCATTGGCTTTTAAGGGAGTGAGTGGCCAGTTTTTAAAGAGACCGGAAGGTGATGTGCATTTCATATGCCGCGACGGGGCTCTGATTAATGATATGTTGGCAGAGACGATGAAAACAGGAGAGAGGGTAAACCAGCCTGTTTCGATTGTCGCGACATGTCCAACACTACACGGTGATGAGCCGATGGCTGAGTTTACCTTAACGCTTTCGATCAAAAAGGTCAGCCGCTAA
- a CDS encoding 3-deoxy-7-phosphoheptulonate synthase — translation MPLKTDELRTQALGPMPTPAELGNAHPITDDVAERIANSRRQIEDILTGRDNRLLVIVGPCSVHDTDAALDYAERLSKIQEQYKDELFVVMRTYFEKPRTVVGWKGLITDPNLDGSYALEAGLNKARKLLLDINKLGLATATEFLDMITGQYIADLITWGAIGARTTESQIHREMASALSCPVGFKNATNGNIKIAIDAIRASQASHYFYSPDKNGRMTVYRTSGNPYGHVILRGGDKGPNFDAESVDQACQQLAEFDLPQRLVVDFSHANCQKQHRKQLDVAKNICEQIKSGKNQIAGIMAESFIEEGNQSMKDLNNLEYGKSITDPCLSWDDTAIMLELLATAIKDRNLA, via the coding sequence ATGCCATTAAAAACTGATGAGTTGAGAACCCAAGCACTTGGGCCAATGCCAACTCCTGCCGAATTAGGCAACGCACACCCAATCACTGACGACGTTGCTGAGCGCATTGCAAACTCTCGCCGCCAAATCGAAGACATCCTCACTGGACGAGACAACCGTCTACTGGTCATCGTTGGCCCTTGTTCTGTGCACGATACTGATGCTGCTTTGGATTACGCTGAACGACTCAGCAAAATTCAAGAGCAATATAAAGACGAACTGTTCGTCGTAATGAGAACTTACTTCGAGAAACCACGTACTGTTGTAGGTTGGAAAGGTCTGATTACCGATCCAAACCTAGATGGTTCTTACGCTTTGGAAGCCGGTCTTAACAAAGCTCGTAAGCTTCTGCTTGATATCAATAAGCTGGGTCTAGCAACGGCGACTGAGTTCTTAGATATGATCACAGGCCAGTACATTGCCGACCTCATTACTTGGGGCGCAATTGGTGCACGTACCACTGAATCACAAATTCACCGTGAGATGGCGTCTGCTCTGTCTTGCCCTGTTGGCTTTAAGAATGCAACTAACGGCAACATCAAAATCGCTATCGATGCTATTCGTGCTTCACAAGCTTCTCACTACTTCTATTCTCCAGATAAAAATGGTCGTATGACTGTTTACCGCACTTCTGGTAACCCGTACGGCCACGTTATTTTACGTGGTGGCGATAAAGGCCCTAACTTCGATGCAGAGTCGGTTGATCAAGCTTGCCAACAACTGGCTGAGTTCGACCTGCCTCAACGTCTTGTTGTCGACTTTAGCCACGCTAACTGTCAGAAACAACACCGCAAACAACTTGATGTTGCAAAAAACATCTGTGAGCAGATCAAATCTGGTAAGAATCAAATCGCAGGTATCATGGCTGAAAGCTTCATTGAAGAAGGCAATCAGTCGATGAAAGACCTCAACAACTTAGAGTATGGCAAGTCAATCACAGATCCATGCCTAAGCTGGGACGATACTGCGATCATGCTTGAACTGCTTGCAACTGCCATTAAAGATAGAAACTTAGCTTAA